Proteins from one Fragaria vesca subsp. vesca linkage group LG6, FraVesHawaii_1.0, whole genome shotgun sequence genomic window:
- the LOC101310429 gene encoding uncharacterized protein LOC101310429: protein MERSFGKVVNANDRDEELALFLEMRRRDKDKEKNGGFLLLPSKTAGDELDAAPIEYDKAMYKINGSAAPERRSRVDEFLNSENEKSEYDWLITPPATPLFPSLEMEPQKSSVSQIEEPNRRDSAPPKSRLANKQFETASDGKIASKQSTLPSRPNSSSTSNRRPSPSRGPTAAPHRSSTPTGRTTFPSSTKPSRSSTPNSRTTLPSAKPVAPPVRSSTPSRPTARSSTPTGRPSVPATKTTSRSATPTRLPSSSSTPALSAPPGRSSSVSKSAPPSSKNPVPSRGSSPTVKSRSSKSSDMPAFSLDAPPNLRTTLPQRPTSASRARPGAPSVRSSSVGPVSNGKPRQQSCSPSRGRAAHGTASTNGYARQVTSKSSSNDSDDVNPVLMGTQSVERVVNQRKLAPPKQYDRSTQKNPDGKSMSSDSLGFGRTLSKKSFDMAMRHMDIRRSVQDNLQPVLTKVPASSVYSVRTRPTKSKTTNATDSPLATCSNASSEPSVNNVSAYFEACEIEDVDHGSEKGNSSPAFQEGR, encoded by the exons ATGGAGAGAAGCTTCGGGAAGGTGGTGAATGCCAACGACAGAGACGAAGAGCTGGCTCTGTTTCTCGAGATGCGGCGCCGCGACAAGGATAAGGAGAAAAATGGGGGCTTTCTTCTTCTTCCGAGCAAGACCGCCGGCGACGAGCTCGATGCTGCTCCGATCG AGTATGATAAGGCGATGTACAAGATTAATGGGTCGGCGGCGCCGGAGCGGAGGAGTAGAGTTGATGAGTTTTTGAACTCAGAGAATGAGAAATCGGAGTACGATTG GCTAATTACTCCACCTGCTACCCCGCTATTTCCGTCCTTGGAGATGGAACCACAAAAAAGTTCGGTTAGTCAGATTGAGGAACCTAATAGGCGTGATTCTGCTCCTCCAAAATCTAGG CTAGCAAACAAACAGTTTGAAACTGCTTCAGACGGCAAAATAGCATCTAAGCAGTCAACATTGCCATCACGACCAAATTCTTCCAGTACTAGTAACAGGAGGCCCTCACCATCAAGAGGGCCAACAGCTGCTCCTCATAGATCTTCAACACCTACTGGACGGACCACATTTCCTTCATCAACCAAGCCATCAAGATCCTCTACACCCAATTCACGAACCACCTTACCATCCGCTAAGCCAGTGGCTCCTCCAGTGAGGTCTTCAACTCCCTCTAGACCCACTGCACGTTCTTCTACACCAACTGGCAGACCTTCTGTCCCAGCTACTAAGACAACATCAAGGTCGGCAACACCAACTCGCCTACCAAGTTCATCAAGTACACCTGCACTGTCTGCTCCACCAGGCCGTTCTTCTTCAGTATCAAAGTCAGCTCCCCCTAGTTCAAAAAATCCTGTACCATCACGTGGAAGTTCTCCAACAGTGAAATCTAGGTCCTCGAAATCCTCAGATATGCCTGCTTTCTCACTTGATGCTCCACCAAATTTGAGAACCACTTTGCCACAAAGGCCTACTTCAGCATCTAGGGCTCGTCCTGGGGCACCAAGTGTTAGATCATCTTCTGTTGGACCTGTTTCTAATGGAAAACCTAGACAGCAATCATGTTCACCTTCTAGAGGAAGGGCTGCACATGGCACTGCCAGTACTAATGGGTATGCTCGTCAAGTCACAAGTAAATCATCTTCCAATGACAGTGATGATGTAAACCCTGTACTAATGGGGACCCAAAGTGTTGAAAGAGTAGTGAACCAGAGGAAGCTGGCACCACCAAAGCAATATGACCGTTCTACTCAGAAGAATCCTGATGGGAAGTCTATGTCCTCTGATAGCTTAGGCTTTGGAAGAACTCTTTCAAAGAAATCATTCGATATGGCTATGAGGCACATG GATATAAGGCGAAGCGTGCAAGATAACTTACAGCCTGTTCTGACAAAAGTTCCAGCTTCCTCTGTTTACAGTGTCCGAACAAGACCAACAAAAAGCAAGACTACCAATGCTACAGATTCTCCTCTTGCCACATGCAGCAATGCTAGCTCCGAACCAAGTGTCAACAATGTTTCTGCATATTTTGAAGCGTGTGAAATTGAAGACGTTGATCATGGAAGTGAGAAAGGAAACTCCTCTCCTGCATTCCAGGAAGGCAGGTGA
- the LOC101315063 gene encoding probable LRR receptor-like serine/threonine-protein kinase At1g56140-like, which yields MVYSCFGLLNCCKEDTNLEPSSQAQGIPTNNVRLFSYNSLRSATRNFHPSNKIGGGGYGVVYKGVLRDDTQVAIKCLSSDSRQGVNEFLTEINTISRIRHPNLVELIGCCVEDNHRILVYEYLENNSLASSLLGLRSHVSLDWPQRVVICLGTATGLAFLHDEAEPHIVHRDIKASNILLGANYCPKIGDFGLAKLFPDNVTHLSTRVAGTVGYLAPEYALFGQLTKKADVYSFGVLLLEVISGRSSSKAAFGDQMLLLLEWTWKLREEERLLEIVDPELTAYPEAEVLRFIKVALFCTQEASQQRPGMKQVVEMLSKEVELNEKLLVEPRPRRYAPQRVGGANWDGESSSQSDKQRKSSANPDVTSTPSYINEPQTQMFPR from the exons ATGGTTTATAGTTGCTTTGGTCTGCTCAATTGTTGCAAAGAAGACACGAATTTGGAACCTTCCAGCCAAGCCCAAG GGATTCCCACCAACAATGTAAGGCTCTTTTCTTATAATTCATTGAGGTCAGCGACGAGGAATTTTCACCCTTCAAACAAAATAGGTGGAGGAGGCTATGGAGTTGTCTATAAG GGAGTTTTAAGAGATGACACACAAGTTGCGATCAAGTGTCTTTCTTCAGACTCGAGACAAGGAGTAAATGAATTTTTGACAGAGATCAACACGATATCAAGAATACGACACCCCAACCTTGTTGAGCTTATTGGCTGTTGCGTGGAGGACAATCACCGAATATTGGTATATGAATATCTGGAAAACAACAGTCTTGCAAGTTCTTTGCTTG GTTTAAGAAGTCATGTTTCACTAGATTGGCCCCAGAGAGTAGTGATTTGCTTGGGTACAGCTACTGGTCTTGCATTTCTTCATGACGAAGCTGAACCACATATTGTGCACAGAGACATCAAGGCTAGCAATATACTTCTTGGTGCAAACTATTGTCCTAAAATTGGAGATTTTGGGCTGGCAAAACTTTTTCCTGATAATGTCACTCATCTTAGTACTAGAGTGGCAGGAACTGT TGGATATCTAGCCCCGGAATATGCACTTTTTGGACAGCTTACAAAGAAAGCAGATGTGTACAGCTTTGGGGTTCTTTTGCTTGAAGTAATTAGTGGCAGAAGTAGTAGTAAGGCAGCCTTTGGTGACCAAATGCTGCTTTTGCTGGAATGG ACATGGAAACTGAGAGAAGAAGAAAGGCTTTTAGAAATTGTTGATCCAGAATTGACTGCATATCCAGAGGCTGAGGTTTTGCGCTTCATCAAGGTTGCGCTCTTTTGTACTCAAGAAGCCTCGCAACAAAGGCCGGGAATGAAGCAAGTAGTGGAAATGCTTTCCAAAGAGGTAGAGCTAAATGAGAAGCTACTAGTTGAACCAAGGCCAAGACGGTATGCACCTCAACGTGTAGGTGGTGCCAATTGGGACGGAGAATCCTCTTCTCAGTCAGATAAACAAAGGAAATCATCGGCAAATCCTGATGTAACTTCCACACCCTCGTATATAAATGAACCTCAGACACAAATGTTTCCCAGATGA
- the LOC101314202 gene encoding clathrin light chain 3-like: MSSSPETQSPPSIYSPGGGNGFDEEGLALREWRRRSAIELGKKEKKEKERLKEIIEVWCIC, from the exons ATGTCATCGTCTCCGGAGACCCAATCTCCGCCGTCGATCTATTCACCCGGCGGAGGAAACGGCTTTGATGAGGAGGGGCTTGCTCTGAGAGAGTGGCGGAG GAGGAGCGCGATTGAGTTGGGAAAGAAGGAGAAGAAGGAGAAGGAGAGGCTGAAGGAGATAATCGAGGTTTGGTGCATTTGTTGA